The Anaerolineae bacterium nucleotide sequence GTGACAATACCTACCAAACGGCCATTCTCGACCACTGGAAGTCGGCGAAAGCCTCCTGCCCGCATCAAGGCGATCGCCGTACCGATCGCGTTCTGGGGAGCGATCGTCACAGGTCTCGATGTCATAATGTCTGCAACACGCATTGGAAACCTCGCCTGTTGATAGATGGTCTACCCTTTCTCACCAACCCTATCGGCCTTGTTTGGATGCTTTTCAGTTTATCCCCTGGCCAAGCCTCCTCATATGATTCTTGTCATTTGTATGACGAGCTGTATGAAAATGTATCCGAACGAGTTACGGCTTGCCCATACAAGTGGCAAGATGTGCCTTGACGGACAATCTCTGAACCTGCGCTGCATTTCGCAGGACGCTGATTTCATGGTATAATCCCTCTGACGCAGAGGGTTCGTATGGCATTCACTGTAGAGCATTTCCACGACTTGGTGCGCCTGTTAGAGGAACGAGAAGAGTGGCGTCGAGAACTGCGACGGCTGCTCTGGACCGATGAGCTCCTGGCTTTGCCCGGCGAATTTGCTGTTTACCGTGCTGAGACGGACCGTCGCTTCGCCGAGCTAGCCGAGGCTCTGCAGGCCACTCAGCAAGAGGTACGCGCCCTCGCTGAGGCCTTGCAGGCCACTCAGCAAGAGGTACGCGCCCTCGCTGAGGCCTTGCAGGCCACCCAGCAAGAGGTACGCGCCCTAGCTGAGGCCCTGCAGGCCACCCAGCAAGAGGTACGCGCCCTGGCCGAGGCACAACGAGTGACTCAAGAAGAGGTGCGAACGTTGTCCGAGGCGGTGAAAGTTCTCGTCCAAGATGTGAGCGTGTTAAAAGACCACGATCTAGTCCGTCGCTATCGAGAGCGGGGCGCTGCCTATTTCGGGGAACGGCGTTTCCGGCGAATCCGAGCCCTCGACACCGAGGAGTTAATGGCCCAGTTGGAAGATGCTTTGGATACAGGGCGAATTTCCCTTGAGGACTACGAGGAGGCCCGCGAGATCGATCTGGTCCTCCAAGGGCGATGGGAGGGGAACCCACTATGTTTGGCTTTGGAGATCTCTTGGGCGGTGGATCCTAAAGATATCGAGCGGGCGGTGAAGCGAGCGGAAATTCTGAGCAAGATCCTAGGGAACACTCGACCGGGGGTGGCAGGGGCTCGGCTGACCTGGCAGGCAGAAGAAGTGGCAACAAAGCTCCGAGAAGAAGGGATCCCTTTGGTGATCGCCAGGGATGGCCAAATCGATTGGCCATCTTGATCTGCCTTCCCGCTTGCCTGATTGACGTACACAGGTAGAACAAAGAGAGGGTTCACTTCTGCCATGGAAATCCTGCTGTTGAAAGACGTGGAAGGCCTTGGCCATGCCGGCGAGATCAAAAAGGTCGCCGGCGGCTACGCACGTAATTTCCTGATCCCCCGCGGGTTGGCCGTTCCTGCAGATGCAGGGGCACGTAAGCAAGCAGAGGCTATGCGTGAGGCCTCTCAGCGCCGTCAGCAACGCCAGTTGTCCGAAGCTCAAGCACTGGCAGCTAAACTCAACGGGCTGACATTGCGATTCAAGGTTAAGGTCGGCGAAAAAGATCGCCTCTACGGATCCATCACCAATGTGGATATCGCCGAGGCCATCGAGCGCGAGATCGGCCAGAAGGTGGACCGACGACATATTGAGCTGGAACGGCCCATCCGCGAGCTAGGCATCCATAAGGTCCCCGTCCGGCTTATGGCCAAGATCGAGCCGGTTGTGACGGTGGTGGTAGAACGGGAAGAGTGACGCGACGACAGGACTTGTTCCCGACAGAGCAAACGCGTCCTATCTCTCATCAAACGCATCACCACGGCCTCATTGGAATCCGCAGCTCGGCCAGATTCTGGAATCCTCCCTCGGGCAACGGCCGATAGACAATCACTACTAGCCCATCTGCGGCTGAGTCTGGTAGCGATGGTAGCTCGTAATCATCTCGCACTACCTCGCCTGGCTCCCAGCGTGAAGTGGGATATGTCCCCTGCACCGGATGCGCCCGATCCGTCTGCACCAGCTGATCTCCCACGAACAGAAATGCCTCTCCGCGGATCAGACGCACAGACACGGACCAATCCTGGGCGATCGGCCCTTCTGCTTGCCAATAGAGTGTTATACGTGGCTGCGGCCGAAACCGCTCTGGCAAGGCAGGATGCACAGCCGGCTGCCAACGGCTGATCCCCAATAGCTTTAACCCTTCACCTGCCGATTGCATTAATCGCATCTCCAGTGCCGGAAGCTCTCGTTGAGGCTTAGAGTGCACGGCCACCAGCGTTACGCCGGCCGATGAGAGGTGGACATCCGCTCTCACTTCAGCTTGTACAATGGGAACGGCACCCACCGTGCTGTAAAGAACCCCTTCCTCCTCAAGAATTTTTCGCGCTTGAGCCGTGGTCACTGGCCGCAGGTCCGGTCGCACCCCCCATATCCAGGTCAGGTATTGTAGCGCTAACAGTTCATCGCGCGTGCCTAGGATCGCAGCGCGGGCGGGCGGATCATCAGCGATAATTGCCCAGCCTGGGTCTAGACCCACATCACCTGCCCGGCCAGATGAGTCCGCCGCCGGTAAGCTCAGCGCAAAGCGATAGACGATCAACCCCCCTGATACCAAAAGCAGAATTGCTCGCCCAGCAACAGCCCGGTTGAATGGCCACCGCTGCCACGCCTCTGCCACCGCCACAGCAGCTCCCATCACCACCAACGGGTACGCTGGCATGATCACCTGATACCAGTTGCCCAGCCGATCAATAAAGCAAAAGGCCAGATAAATCGCCAAGCTACTGTAGATCAGCGCTGCTCGTCGGCGTCCCAACCGGGCGATCCCCCATAGACCTACCAGCAACACTGGCCATGTTAGCTCCCGCCATATCAACGACGGGAACTCCGCCGTCCACAATGGCCACAGGCTCCAGGTCAGTTCATCGCGCCCTTGTCGTGTGCTCAGAAACGACCAGAACCACTGCCAGGTGCTCGCCCATTCGCCCATGCCCCGCCACTCCGGGTGCTGTGCGCCGCGAATATACACGTAGACGTAGCTGATCAAGGGCAGAAGAGCTAGGCCAGCCGCCCGGGCGATCAGCTGTGGGCGTCGTATTAGATCAGGCCGACGGCCTAAGATGAACCATAACAAGGGAGGCACAATGAATAGCACCGTCACCAGATGGGCTAACCCTAGCCCGGTAAGAAAGCTTAACGCCAGAAGTAGGCGATCATTATCTTGACCGCGATCCTGGGCCGCATCCCACCGAAAT carries:
- a CDS encoding DUF2723 domain-containing protein; protein product: MEIALLMAALALYLWTLDDGLQPEELRGGDLITHQYAQVQARPSNAPGYPLYTMGGWAWFHLGRLLLGQYSNPIRILSSYSTMWALLALWLLYRLLLEVTRGHWVIASLGTTFYAVTYFFWYYATTTEQYASAVAQTVLMVWLAFRWDAAQDRGQDNDRLLLALSFLTGLGLAHLVTVLFIVPPLLWFILGRRPDLIRRPQLIARAAGLALLPLISYVYVYIRGAQHPEWRGMGEWASTWQWFWSFLSTRQGRDELTWSLWPLWTAEFPSLIWRELTWPVLLVGLWGIARLGRRRAALIYSSLAIYLAFCFIDRLGNWYQVIMPAYPLVVMGAAVAVAEAWQRWPFNRAVAGRAILLLVSGGLIVYRFALSLPAADSSGRAGDVGLDPGWAIIADDPPARAAILGTRDELLALQYLTWIWGVRPDLRPVTTAQARKILEEEGVLYSTVGAVPIVQAEVRADVHLSSAGVTLVAVHSKPQRELPALEMRLMQSAGEGLKLLGISRWQPAVHPALPERFRPQPRITLYWQAEGPIAQDWSVSVRLIRGEAFLFVGDQLVQTDRAHPVQGTYPTSRWEPGEVVRDDYELPSLPDSAADGLVVIVYRPLPEGGFQNLAELRIPMRPW
- the rplI gene encoding 50S ribosomal protein L9 encodes the protein MEILLLKDVEGLGHAGEIKKVAGGYARNFLIPRGLAVPADAGARKQAEAMREASQRRQQRQLSEAQALAAKLNGLTLRFKVKVGEKDRLYGSITNVDIAEAIEREIGQKVDRRHIELERPIRELGIHKVPVRLMAKIEPVVTVVVEREE